The DNA region GACGCCAGTGAAAGTAGCATGACTGATGCTATACTTATAAggtcaaattataatattatgacacGTAATGACCACTATTCAAAGTATATTGCCTTTAGAAAGTTAAAGCCTATCAAcgttagatttttaaatttgaaaatcgaTTTTGGAGGTCACAACATGTTTCTATGTGTAGTCAACAttcgatttttgaatttaaataagaaaatactttgtgattctaaaataatactggCAACCTTTAGTTTGtaaaaaagcaaaatattaacaatgtgAACTTGGTTgaacatatacaatattataacgatttttgattttgataaatgattatttgcatCAAGCACGTGTTAATAGTCTACGGATATATTCAGTTTGTCATGGATATATCGAAGTAAACTATGGTTTAGTAGTTGATTATAAAGtcacaaaagaaaaatataatcaagtAAAAGTGTGGCTTGCCCTTGACTTTGTAAGAAGACTCTGTTAcctttaaaatactatatttacctTCTGTAAAGCCCATGAATGCATCTGTAAACATTTATACTatcataattaagtttttaaaacaactgTATTATCGTAAAGTTGCAACACACATTACTTTgagaattataatataataatagtccaaaatataactttagaaaatgtcatataactacactaataatttataaagcatCCAATGAAGTTAATTAAGTAATAGTGCGTGTATATTATCAATACAAATTTGAACAATGGCTCTATTAGTTGTAAAACAAGAGAATATTACATCAGccaaacaaaacttttacttAGGCAAACCGGACGTGTAGGAAGAATATTGTCTACTTTCACTCCTTGACATGACGCCGGATAACTGGCGTAAGCGCCAAAGATAGCTTGTAGAATTATAGGCtttcttattaaaacatatggttgaaatttatttattatctatggcAATGGGACTCCGAATGAAGAGGTTAGAAGCCTCGATCATTCTCGAAGAATAACCAAATATTGAAAATGGTACGATCGAAAAGGcgataagtaaaaaaattgtttattgaataaataaatggaacattataataaaacttattttacagCTTTTAACacgaattatttacattacacaATATTTTGAGTACATTAATGAAAAAACGTAAACacgaattttgtattttcaaatgtttatttaatttaaagtatgcAAATGTTTCGTAAGGATATTTAACTGTACTTTtacctttaaataattgtaattgattTATCGACGTTATTACGACTGTATGTAGTGGCATaacaaaatgttccatgtGTTGGTTTTTAGTTACTGATAAGGTAGGCTAAGTTAGAATAATCATATTTAGGCAAAAGCTCACGAAGGCAGCTAGTATCAGAAAATTATAAGTGCGTAGAGGAGAAAAACACTTAAGAAGTCACATGTTGCCTCCGGCTGGTAgaagacaaatctttgtttttaatttattttattattaataattacttaagatatcAAGTAGTACAAAAAACTTTGCgaataaaaagagtggcaaagaggttattgccagttcttctcttccggtCTACGcacttgatttgagaactggcagtaaatgtaaaattggaagcatttcatatacatttctttttttgacgttcataagtgtacattacctatatgaatatatgattttgccagttcttatctaccgttctacgcccttgatttgataactggcagtaaataaaaaattagaagcatttcatatacattttttttgacgttcataagtgtacattacctatatgaatatatgattTTGATTATGCTCTGCAGGACCCAACAGCCTggtaactatatatattatgattcaCCCATAAGACTTCTATATtcttaaatagtatatatttttaaatatggcaatttaaaatctcattcactttttaattcaatagtTACATAATCTGGTGCTTTGATAAAAGATATAAGAAataccaattttaataattcacttaaaatattatgtagatatcaaataaaatcgtAGGCCTCGTTTTATACGTAAGCTATATGTCTCTTAACTctcataaatacattataaattaccTTATAATACTCTACCCAGCTTCCTGCGTCATGTTCAGtatgttaattttcaaaacattcaCTCATTATGCAAGTTAACGTAACATCTAATTTGAAAACGACCGAAACAAAATTGGCCACACACAATTTCTCTGCATTGTCTTTTCGTGGGAAGTACCCGTGACGGTCTACGGAAACAATGGAAGAGTTCACTCGTTCATAACAAGAAAAGTCTATAAAGGAACCGAGGTTCGGCTCGTAATTTATACGTAATATCTAAATCAGTGCAAACGGTTGGTTAGAATCCCGATGATAGAAAATCATAATGGCGAGCTTCGTCatactaattataagtttaactGGTGTAATGTCGATACAATTGCAGCAGGGCGAAACGATTCAAGAGAACAACATAGATAATTCGTTGAACCAGTGTTTAGGTGATGAAAGGGGTTCATCGGTCGGTGTTTGTTTTGGGAAGGAATTATTAACGAAGCTAAATAACTACGAGGAAACTGATTCTTTTAGTTTAGCGAACGGGATTTCATTTATCCGCGATGAGAAGACTCCACGAGACATTGGTGCCTTTCTTGACAAAGATCCAATGGATTTCCGGTATGTAGCTTATGGTGTGTTACGGGATCACCAGATATCACGTCTTATAACGTTTCAGATGCATCAAGAATCTGACATTTaatcaatcaaaataaaattatttcaggtCAATAATGGAAGACGCCAGCAGTTTAATATCCAAGCGATCATTACATTGGGATATGGGTATGGTGTATCCAGGATTAGTAATGAGAATTGGACCTACATTAGCGAATGGAGTTCTGGAATTTGTAATTGATCCGAGAAATAAAGATAGGGCTTATCAAGGACAAGGGGAAGTTACTACAggtaattatgtttttactatatttgaaGGAAATGGTTAAGCATAAAGCCATCAGCCATGCAacttatatatgatataacaAGAATTTTGTGCTTTCAAAgttaaagtcaaaaatcatttattcatataggtaacacaatgtacacttatcaatgtcaaaaaataaatatacattaaatgcttctaattttacatttaatgccagttctcaaatcaagggcgtagaacagaagagaagaacagtaaagaaactctccgccactctttttaatcgccaagtatttttgttttacacaacgtttgtaaggagctgcaaccattacaccatgttctacatgatatcttaagtaataaataataataaaataaattactatcaaagattaaaactttaaatctTACCATAGTCGAGCAATAGATTAGTGCGtccctatttttttataaataataatatttaacactaCGTTATTACTTTTTGGTTAAAGTAAAGGGAACCTTATCCCTTATCCTAAAAAGTTGTAAAGttcaataatttcaataagcGCCATCTCGGGGATTACGGTGAAACTAACTATAAATGTCAAGGCTTCGACATTGAACTTGCGTAAATGCGCCatctatttcaatttaaacacattattttCAGACAAAATTGTTAAGGTCAATAGCAGTTAattgtaactttttttaaagtaccAGCAGGAAAAGTATCAActtcaattgtttatttataaaatggcgATATAGCGAATAAATCATAATGCGACCAATACGCAAAATTCCAGTTTATCTATCTATCTCTATCTAGCTTGAGTtaggaaattaatttaaaaaaaaacttttttcaggTCGGCTATTGGCGCGAAATCTTCTAGTACCATTCCTGCTTggaataaaatttcatatatctACATTGCTACCACTTCTGTTGggtttagttttattagcGAGTAAAAAGGCTTTCTTGTTAGCCAAGGTGGCGCTACTTGCAGTGACTTTGTTTAGTGGCGCTGGTACAGGTTATGGTGGAAGTTACTTTGGGGGCCTTAACAATTTTGCTGGGCCAACCTTATCTTCATACGTCACATCACATGAAAATATCGGTCATTATCATCCCGCTGCTCCATCTGGAGGTAAAAATTTTCATGttattttacgtttaataggttttataaaacctcataataaatatataataaatctcaATCTCCAACATAACTAGGAAACCATACAATTGCAACCacctaatttttattaatcagcAATAAGGATTCACCCTtacaagaatataaaataatatgattttagttatcataaataatttgtcatGGTTATAGCTGTTGTTAtggtgatatatatattactagctgacccggcaaacgtcgttttgctatgtatattatttaaaggatacatttttttagttcaataaaagtaacctatataccataataaaaattgggGTTAATCGTATTTTTGATAGACAATTatgggttgtatgtatttttgtatgctatatcatgaaaaaataaaaacaaaaaagcctgtgtaaaaaataaaaagtttttggaGTAGCCACCCCTTATctcttaggggtttgaaagatagtagccgattctcaaaactactgaatatgcattaaaatattcataaacatCGGTCGAACCGTTTCGGATGAGTATGCGAGGagcattgtgacacgagaattatatatatatatatatatatagattatcaTATCTTCTACCTTctatatatttcattgttcGATAAATTTTGCTTATACATGAAATCAGCTCGAAGCAAAAAGGTCACAACTTATGACCCAAGATTCCTTGGTTATAAGGCTTTGACTAGCCTAAAGCAAAATATGAAGATCTATCATATTTTGTCAGTCAGTGGACTAGGtataagctttatttatttaaataaattacgtgacctaataatatttcagGATACTACAGACATCCTCACCATTcggaatatttttacaaagagCATGATGACTCCACAACTGGATCTCCAATAACACCAGACGAGCTTCGGGATAGATTGGAAAGATTATTTGTAACGAAAAAAGATGATCAGGACAAAATGCGAAATGGCCGGAAGTTTTCATGGACCCCAATAAATGGGGGTTAGAAttcaatacttttaattaagtacTAGTCAACTTTGAACGTTCTTGATATAATTTGTGTCATCCGttcagtttaattaaattcattatttttaagatgatttattttaattttaattttgcggACACtgtaaatctatattaataaaaatgaatcgcaaaatatgtttctATCTGCTGGCCCAattcgagtttttttttaaattaatttcttgaaCTCTGAGTAAGGTTTTAATGgagaaaattttttttaaaaaaatcacggAAAATCCTAAAAaccactttaaaaaaaacatattaacgTTATACGAAGTTCGCGGGAGCCATGTCTAGCTATGGTTTCAGCTTCagatttttgtctttttagcaGGGTGATCTGCCTCCTGCTGAACCAAGTAAGTGTTTGGGTCTCAGACCTGCTAGTTTCATGACCTTTACAATCAACAAGTAGTTATTGCactataaaaatctattaattcGAACGCACAATCTCAGGGTTAAAACTCGCATGCTTAGTCATTAAGCTAATAAATGATAGAAatctgttaaatatatatatatattgcaatATTGAAACCCtttttgacaaattattatatcggTATATAATTCATAGTTGAATATATGGATAAACAGAAGCTAAGTAATTCTAGATAAAggttaaattcataaaatcggcagaaaataaattcttacCACCAAATTCTGTAACTTTTTGATAACGCTCAATTTTATACCTTATACCGAACtatcgaaataattaaaattacatttaatatttcattgaaacaatattaataggTGTATGACGTCTACAAGTACGACGTAGTTACTGATAACTTCCGGATATATTCCGTGCAAGTAAGACATTAGATGAATTTGGAATTTGATATATATGCGACTGTACATCATTCTTTACTTTCATCGTTTTTCTTCAAATACCACTAACTGTATCGTCGCGTGCGCATCTATTTGCGTGATCAAAGCTTTCTACTACTTGTATGTAACTGTTTCATACTTAtatgcaatttatttatatatatagagtttttattttatttacagcatAGATTAGAGTTTATTgactgtaatttaattattatattgtaagcAGGGCAAGGACCCGTTTTAAGGAACATAAATTGTCTTAGCTGCCttttgtgtttaataaatattaaaaaattgtaacaaattgaattaaaagtaCTAAAAATTTGAGTTAGATggaaagatatatataatctcATTAGAAACATTGTCTCATTGTCCTAATTACCATCCCagctaattaatatttgtataaatttgaattgatTAGTCGGTTAGTCAGTCAGCATAGTTTATTGAACTTCAATAAAACGCGGAAATAACTTGCAAAAATGTTAGATTTCTTGTATGAAGAATTCAATTATACTGTATATGTATACTGCTTACTACATTAAATatgaacaattattatatcttatcaatattatttattgatatttttattagggtTTTGTTTATGTTCTATGATTTCATATGTGTTCAGGATTTAAGTATAGAATTTTCAATTTTGGAATGAAATAAAACCAAAGTTAAGTTTCAATTCCCTTTTTTCGCCATATCTGTCCTCATACCCTATTAAACTAGAGTTATTGTATTACAACAAaacttcaaataaattatttgttaaaaaccaaaatacttataaaggTACTCGCGTAATTAcctctttataaataaattaattacttataccGCACCGTAACAAAACTTAGCATAATCTTAgtctatttttacaaaattggaCAATCGGATACGAAATAGGAAAATGCACAGTACCCGTCGACTAGCttacaaaaagtaataaataatttactataactaaacttaatacattatatCTTGATTTTTGGTGCAAATATAACAACATCATATACTTATATACATGACAAACTTATACAGACTTAATTTAAGGAAagcgttaataaaataatctataaaCCAAAAGTGTCGTCtgattttcaaaaatttctcTATATCCTTTATATTGGGTTATAAGCTCTTGA from Pieris brassicae chromosome 2, ilPieBrab1.1, whole genome shotgun sequence includes:
- the LOC123720210 gene encoding uncharacterized protein LOC123720210, which codes for MASFVILIISLTGVMSIQLQQGETIQENNIDNSLNQCLGDERGSSVGVCFGKELLTKLNNYEETDSFSLANGISFIRDEKTPRDIGAFLDKDPMDFRSIMEDASSLISKRSLHWDMGMVYPGLVMRIGPTLANGVLEFVIDPRNKDRAYQGQGEVTTGRLLARNLLVPFLLGIKFHISTLLPLLLGLVLLASKKAFLLAKVALLAVTLFSGAGTGYGGSYFGGLNNFAGPTLSSYVTSHENIGHYHPAAPSGGYYRHPHHSEYFYKEHDDSTTGSPITPDELRDRLERLFVTKKDDQDKMRNGRKFSWTPINGG